The DNA segment TTAAAGTAAAGACCATTGTTAAACCCAAAAGTCACTCAAATTAACTTGCATGAATGGATATCACATAATTTCTTTCGAGCTTCTTCTCATGGCGATATGTAATATATAGTGTGTATATATCCAAGTTCCAACCTAACACATAGTAGCCCATTATATCCCACCACCATTTATAGCTTTAACTATAACTAAATTGTTTATGGAGAAGGAATACAAGAAAGAAACTAATTGGACAAGGAAACCCCGACCTCTTGTTTGTTTGCAGAGGAAACCAATAAAAGATTTTAGATGGTTGAAGAAGTTGTAATTAGTGTAGAACTAAACATGGGTTAGAGCTAGATTGATTGTGCATCCGTAATTTTCAACTGTCTTTTTCTGGCATGCAACTACTCCTTTGAATATCTTGCATCCTTTTTGGGAACAAATATCATCGCAGCACTCTACATaatcctttctttcttccttCTTCTCCCTTTatggatataaatatatatttcattcagagTTGATTTTCTGTTGTATCAATTACGATCCATGTCCAAATGCATATGGGTATATATGTACATACCAGGAAAGACGTAACAATGAGCTTgcctcttaattaatattaatatgttgAAGTGTTTGACAAGTAGCATGGCATTGCCAACCATGAATCTCCTGTTATCTCTACTGCCTTTTACTTTTATCATTATCCTTCAATCATTCTTCTCGAAAGTTTTACCCTCCATATATGCATACgttgatttaataaaacaaaagtcgtcgtgaaattatttttaacaaCTTTAGAGAATGCCAACACGTATTGGAGAGTCGTGTTGAATATATGAATGCAAgcttcatatatataaaaataatataaaatgagcTCAAAATCTTAATTTATAACTGAGGAATAACAATATGATTGAAGATGAAGAGTTAAATTCTATTTGAACAAGTAATTTAACAAAAACCATAAACGTAATATATGTATGCACAGAAGAAGCAAAGGAGGCGAAACATGAGCAGCAGAAGTGGGAGAAATGAAGGGAATCGAGGAGAGTGGTCTAATAAAATGTTGGATATTTCCTTGATTCCTTCATTTTTCTATGGCAGCGGTTGTCGACCCAGGAACACCCCTGGCCTCGTAGTCTAAACAATTCAAAGGAGATGGATCATCACGTGCCTTTGTTACacatattattaattataatataaacaatCATGCTGTTTATATTAATAGCAGCTGCTGAGTGAGTGAGTGCATTGTCTAAGTTCCATCATTTATCTTGCTTAATTATAGAGATGCTACATCCCATAACCAAGATAAATATACACACACACGACTTGTTGAACTTCGTTTGCCCTAGCCAGCAAATATATAAAATTGGTTTTGGTAGAAATATTCATTTACTTGTGAGCAGTAGAAAAACAAGCTAATTTGACTGGATCTAAGCTCCAGGACAAGAGGGCAATGGCGTAAATATAAGAAAAGGGTTTTCTTATATGACTGAGCATATTGTTATTTtggaattaaataaaaagaatatagtaaataaataaataaaatataaaggacGTGGACAAAATATATAGTGTAGCTTCAAAGTGAAGACCCATAGTAGGTGAGAGCTTCATAGATACACACCCTGCAAGAATCATGATATATGGTTTAAatccttccttttctttctttctttcttgtgcATGCTATTGCTAGCAAAGTAAGAAAACCAACCAGCTGCCtgctattcttttttttttttttaaacacttttgtttatgatatatatatatatataagcagcaAAACCTAATCGAAGAATTtgttattcaatacttgtttctttttgtttttatcttGTTTGCAAGTAAGCTACTTAGGTTTTCAACGTTGCTTGCTTCATTTCTGTTATTTGGGAAGGAAATTAATCGCCGTACTCTTTTCACTTCTCCTTGCTTGCTTCCTCCTTTGTCTATTGcctattggttttttttttctttttcaatttgttttacaatattatatattttatacaggAGCAAATTAAATAGAAGAAAAGCAGAAATtattgaaaggaaaaaaataagaatGGAAGGAGATAAGGGAAAGGAAGAAACGTTGCCACCAGGATTTCGGTTTCATCCAACTGATGAAGAGCTCATCACTTTCTATCTTGTAAACAAGATTTCAGATGCTAACTTTACTGGAAGGGCAATTGCCGACGTTGATCTCAACAAATGCGAGCCCTGGGACCTTCCTGGTACTTTAACCTACCTTTATTTCCTTTGTTTACTTTCTCCATAAAACAAATATATAGATCCATACCTTCATACGTTTCGCATCTTTGAATCATGTTTAGTCTTCTGAAACAAATTATGAAAAGGCCAAATTCAGTTATATTTATGTTCTTTCTTCCAATATAGAAAGGCTGCAGCTATCAACATAGGTAAGTTCTATACATAACTTGCTTTCTTTAATCTCAGGAAAAATATTTTACGAAAGAAAAAGGAAGTTTACGACAAAATTAGAGTTGCAGTGTAAATTGCTTTTTTTGGTTTACCTACTGCTTTTCAAATTAAGAAGCTTGAATTAATGGATAAAATTGCATTATCATTTCTTCTAGCATATTATTCTTacgtgtatgtatatatatgtatattctttAAGAAACAAAGAGATAATCtttgcatatacatatatataataattattgtaTGAGATGAGCTGACTGCTGATATTGTATATATGATGGATCTTACCAAACCCTAATCTGGAGTGATCAACAGGGAAGGCAAAAATGGGAGAAAAAGAGTGGTACTTTTTCAGCCTTCGCGATCGAAAATACCCAACTGGTGTAAGAACAAACCGAGCAACCAACACAGGTTACTGGAAGACCACGGGAAAGGACAAGGAGATCTTCAACAGTAACAGTAGAGTCACATCAGAGTTGGTTGGGATGAAGAAGACCTTAGTGTTTTACCGAGGGAGAGCTCCTAGAGGGGAGAAAACCAATTGGGTCATGCATGAGTACCGTATTCACTCTAAATCATCTTTTAGAACTAACAAGGTACGGACCCTCTTCACCATCTGCCCATCTGCTACTTTTGATTTTACTATATATTCATTAATTACCTAATATTATATCAGTTCAATTCCTAATCTGACATTGATAAAGTCCATGCCATGCCTGTTGTAACATCAGCAGGAGGAATGGGTGGTCTGCCGCGTGTTTCAGAAGAGTGCGGGGTTGAAGAAGTATCCGTCAGCCTCAAATCAATCCAGAGCTGCAGTGAATCCCTACAATTTAGATATAGGAGGAGGAAGTCTGTTACCAATGATGCAGGCGGAGAACTATCACTTGTCTACGGGAGCGGAGCTCTCAAGGGTTCTAAGGGGCGGTCCTAGCTGTAGTGCCAATCTACCTATTCCATCCCAAATCAACTATCCAGTTCCAGGAGGGTTTACTATTTCCGGACTGAATTTAAATCTTGGAGGAGGCTCCACGCAGCCTGTGATGCGACCAAtgcaacctcccccacctccacCAATGCTGCAGCACCAAGACGTTACGCCCTCTTTGATGAACACCGCTACTTTTGGCGCGGAGGGTGGCTATGGTGCAGAGATCACCACTCAGAATGCAAATGGGCCGACCAACAGATACTTGAGCATGGACCATTGCATGGACTTGGATAACTATTGGCCCACGTACTAATGGACAATGCAAAATCCAATGTCCCCAAGCATGCTTTTTGTTTTTAGTATTAGTCAGTGGTTAAGTTTGGTAGTATTTGTTTTAAATTGGAACAGTTTGGGGAATTTAACGGGTCATCTTCTCATAATAGATAATAAGGAATTTATATGCTCTAGCCTAAAACTGGGCCTCTTTATGTCTTTGTATGTCTCAACTCTCTCAATTATGGATGATTTCACAAAATGAATATCATCATCTGTTACCTACTTTCTTTTATAATCCTTTGCCACAACGAAATTTCGCCATAATATATTTTAAACCATTCTTCCTAAATACGAAAGCTCACATAATGAACCTAATCTTTAAACGCAGTTGCCTCATCGCTCCTTAAGATCTCgttttgaacaaaaatgaaaaaaagaaagcacATGCAAAATGACAAACAGCTAACAAAGCCAAAGCCGATGGCATAATTATGCATGTAAAATCAAAATAAGAAATCATTAATAATTATTAACCTTTAACACTACCATACATCTCATGAGCTCTGCTGCTTAAAGTATGACTTCCATTGTGAATCTagaagtataaataaataaaattatacccCTAGCATGAGATATCTCAAGATTCGAGGGGTTCTACATCCAACAAAAAGAGGGAAAAATAAAAGTTCTGATGCCCGGAGTTTCATACTTAACATCTGCACTAGCACCAGCACCAGCCTGCACAAAAATGTTTACAGCCATAGAACCAGTATAACCCGAATGCTCAAGGTACACATAGACGATGCAGGTCTCAATAATCAATAACTTGTACACACAGCTAATACATATAATTTGGGGATCTGCACTCAAGCACTTATTAATAATCAATAACAGTCGCTGTAGACTATTTTGAAGCTAATACAtataatttggacaaaaaataaaaccataatacCAACTAACATTTCCAATTCACAGTTCCGATATTGAAGATGACTCCAACAAAGAGAAATTCTAGATAAAGAAAACAATTACTTAAAAGGTTGTAGGGACAAACAGCACCAAAGTCTCCCCTTAAAAGTAGTAACTCTGTCTAATGAAACTTTCAGAGCTAAGGCCCATAACATTTTTGAGTTCTTTCAGCTGAAGAAATAATTACTACAACCGGCAAATAGCAGATTACAATTTACAAAGttctcttagaaaattttgtcaTAAGAAACTCCAAAAGAATGCCACATGGGCATAGCACAATGAGCCAAGCAAACTTAGTACCTCCATCAACTCATTCATTTTCAAAGAGACCTCAAACTTTGCCTTCAACGATTCCTcctattgaaataaaataatatagttaGAAATATGGTTGAGGACCATCATCTAGTGCAAGTATGATATTGCACCTTGTTAACCTTAACCTATACCTCAACAAATTTAAGAGCTACATCCATTTTTGCTATGGCGTTCTTCTACTACTGTTGGGATTTTGAAACAATTTATGAAACAATTTATCCGAATGAAGTATAAAGCTCAATGAGAAACTTGAGCAACAACGTAATAAATCCGGATAAAGAATAACAATAACTTTTATATTCAAGTCTGGGAACAGAATCTAGCTTGAACTATGAAAGCAaaaattgagagagtatttttcttgaatgatttctattgaaattcaTTGATTAAAAAGATGGCATAATGCTAATACATATACCAGTCATAAGCTGGTCAGCTTTAACAGGTCTCACTTACTATTTTTAGGTTTCATTGTAGCTTGCACAACTTGTACATTGCAACTTGCAAATCACAACTTACACAATTAGGTAAGCTGATCTATCAATCTTATCAGCACCCAATTACATTAATTACATTACCTACTTAGTTCTAATTAAACTAAGTTACAAAATacttaaagtaacaaaatgaaaccAAAATTGAACAGTAGCATCAACTTCAGTAGCTGCATGTACTTCATCCGGAAATACTATAGCATCTTGATCTTCATACTTCATCCACATAACTTGGACTGCATGGTATGCTCTTTAGCTGTTCATGTGCTGTATGCATgccaacttcaacactcctccttggcttgCATGTTGCATTATGCTTGTCTCGAAACACCCATTTAACTCCTATGACCTTACTGTTGACAGGTCTTGGAACTAGTTCCCAAGTCTGATTCTTGTGGATCATGCTCATCTCATCGAGCATGGCCTGCTTCCATTCCTTTTGTGCTTCAGCTTCTTCAAAGCAACTTGGTTCAACTGCAGCCACTTAAGTTCTTTCATATATCTCAGCCAATGGTCTTGTGCCTCTGACTTGTTCATCATCAATGCCCATTTCAGGACCATTTTGATCAGCTTCAGTCTGATCTGTGACAAAATCTTCAGAAACTTCATCTCTAATACTACAATCGGATTTCTTAGAATCTCGAGTTTTTTTAGAGAAACCTTCTCATTAACTTCAACAGTTTCCCGAGCTTTAGGCTTTTTGGTCTTATTTTCCAACTCTTGTTGCGTTTCTTTCTTTGCAATTTCTACTGAAGCCAACTGGTCTTTGAGATTCTTTAGCTCTTCTTGTGCTTACCCTAGTTGATATTCTAAATTCGGAATACGAGTGCCAAGCTTCTTTTGGTTCAATTGATCAGATTGTGGAGCACCTCTTGGTGAACGACGATTTCCAAGCTTAGGACTATTATGATCAGTAATGGGTCGGTGATGCAAAGGGTCTAAATCAGAACTTGATGGCCTAACCTGATGCGTCCCTCGAGGAGATTGCCTTTGTGGCATGTCCACAACAAAGCTTCTGTCAGTCATGATTACTGACATGAGTTTGGATCCATTTGAATCACTGATCAAGCATTCTTTGCCTTTGAATACTACTGAATATCCTTTTTCAAGTAGCTGAGCAATGCTAATCAAGTTTCTATCAATATCAAGCACAAACAAGACATTTGTAACAAGTTTGGTACTTGTAGGAGTGTCTATCAGCACATCTCCTTTGCCTTTACCTTTGATGAAGTGTCCATTTCCAACCTTCACCCTTGTTTTGAAGCTTCTGTCAATTGACTTAAAGATAACAACATTTGGAGCATATGGTTTGTGTAACTACTGTCTATCAGCCATCCTTTTGTGGCTTTTCTTTTAGTAGATGAGCAAGAGACAGCAAAGACTCGTTCTTCTTGATCACTTTCTTCTTCTGCCACTTGAGCTTCAGCTCTTGGCTGCTGAGGTTGGTTTTGTCTCTGCTTGCCTTTGTTTCTATAAAATTTCTCAACATAACCCACATTTTTGCAGAATTTGCACTGCACATCAGGCCTGAACCAACATACTTCACCTGGATGACTTAGCCTTCTGCAGTGTGGGCAAGATGGATATCTTCCTGCACCATCTACTTTAGGCTCGTTTGACCAGGTTTTTTTCCCCTTGTATGTAGAGGAGTTTGAGGCTGGTCTGTTTTTGGCTTGgaaggcaccttcttgatgctTCTGCAGTCTATTGGCTctcctttgctcttgagcataaagAGCATTTATCAGCTTTGTCAATGAAATGCTAGTCAGGTCCCTTGAGTCTTCAAGGGATGATATCTTTGCCTCATACCTTTCAGGCAAGGTTGAGATCACATTCTCTACAATTCTTGCTTTACTAAACTGTTCTCCAAGTAACCTTATGTTGTTTACTATAGCCATGATTCTGTCTGAGTATTACTTCACTGTTTCTTCCTCTTTCATCTTTAAGTTTTCAAAGTCCCTTCTTAAGTTCAATAGCTATTGCTGCCTTGTTCTTTCAGTCCCTTGGAACTTCTCCTTCAGTTTATCCCAGGCCTGCTTTGGTGACTCACAAGCCATAAtacttgtgaaaatcacatcagacacaTTGTTTTGGATGCAAGAAgtggctttgtgccttttggttctttcatctgaatgttgtTTGATTTGAGCCACTGTTAGATTGGCTCTAAAAGGTGCTGGTTCAACATCTGAATTGACAACCTCCCACAAATCGAATGCctgcaggtaggtcttcattttcactacccaaatgtggtagccctctccattgaagactAGTGGTGGCGGTGGTGAGAATCCTGAGGAAGACATGGCTTTAAGGATTGAAATATGACAAGTCTACTAAGAATttagctctagataccaattgttaggattttgaaacaatttatttggaggaagtataaAGCTCAGTGAGAAACTTGAACAACAACATAATAAATCTGGATATAGAATAACAAAAACTTTGATATTCAAGTCTGGAGGTTTTTGAGCAAACGAACAGAATCTGGCTTGAACTACGAAAGCAAAAATTGAGAATGTATTTTTCTTGAAtgatttctattaaaattcattGATTAAAAAGATGACATAATGCCAATATATATACCAGTCATAAGCTGGTCAGCTTTAACAGGTTTCACTTACTATTTTTAGGCTTCATTACAACTTGCACAATTTGCACATTGCAACTTACAAATCACAACTTGCACAATTAGGTAAGCTGATCTATCAATCTTATCAGCACCCAATTACATTAATTACATTGCCTACTTAGTTCTAATTAaactaagttacaaaatattacttaaagtaacaaaatgaaaccGAAATTGAACCATAGCATCAACTTCAGTAGCTGCAT comes from the Gossypium hirsutum isolate 1008001.06 chromosome A06, Gossypium_hirsutum_v2.1, whole genome shotgun sequence genome and includes:
- the LOC107961767 gene encoding NAC domain-containing protein 79 isoform X2, which translates into the protein MEGDKGKEETLPPGFRFHPTDEELITFYLVNKISDANFTGRAIADVDLNKCEPWDLPGKAKMGEKEWYFFSLRDRKYPTGVRTNRATNTGYWKTTGKDKEIFNSNSRVTSELVGMKKTLVFYRGRAPRGEKTNWVMHEYRIHSKSSFRTNKEEWVVCRVFQKSAGLKKYPSASNQSRAAVNPYNLDIGGGSLLPMMQAENYHLSTGAELSRVLRGGPSCSANLPIPSQINYPVPGGFTISGLNLNLGGGSTQPVMRPMQPPPPPPMLQHQDVTPSLMNTATFGAEGGYGAEITTQNANGPTNRYLSMDHCMDLDNYWPTY
- the LOC107961767 gene encoding protein CUP-SHAPED COTYLEDON 1 isoform X1: MEGDKGKEETLPPGFRFHPTDEELITFYLVNKISDANFTGRAIADVDLNKCEPWDLPGKAKMGEKEWYFFSLRDRKYPTGVRTNRATNTGYWKTTGKDKEIFNSNSRVTSELVGMKKTLVFYRGRAPRGEKTNWVMHEYRIHSKSSFRTNKQEEWVVCRVFQKSAGLKKYPSASNQSRAAVNPYNLDIGGGSLLPMMQAENYHLSTGAELSRVLRGGPSCSANLPIPSQINYPVPGGFTISGLNLNLGGGSTQPVMRPMQPPPPPPMLQHQDVTPSLMNTATFGAEGGYGAEITTQNANGPTNRYLSMDHCMDLDNYWPTY